The Natrinema saccharevitans genome includes the window GGGACGAACGGCTACGACTGGACGCCGGAGGCGGGGGCGGGGATCGACGCGACGGCCGACGCGGACCTCCTCTCGTCGTTCGTCGATCCGCCGGCCGACGCGGACGGCTCGCCGGCGCTCGAGGCGCGGGCCGTCCAGCGCTACCGGACCCTCCCGGAGAGCGTGGTTGAGGCGTGGCGAACCCACGCGGAGGCCCGCGAGTACGCGTCGGTCGCGGTCGTCCCCATCGTCGCGAGCGATCGGCCCTTCGGCGCGCTCGTGATCGGCGCCCGTGAGCCGTCGGCGTTCGCCGACCGGGAGCGGGAGGTATTACAGGAGTTCGGCGGCACCATCGGACACGCGATCAACGCGATGGCGGTCCGACGACTCCTCTATCACGACACCGTCGTCGAACTCGAACTCGAGTCGACCGATCGCGGGGACGTCTGTATCGACCTCTCGCGGGCGGCCGGCTGCGATCTCTCGATCGACCACGTGTTGCCGCTGACCGACGAGGTGTTCGTCTACTATCTCACCGTGTCCGGCGTCGACCCCGAAACGCTCCGGGCGGCGGCGACCGAATCGACCGCGATCACGGAACTGCGTCTCATCGACGCCGACGACGACGAGAGCTACTGGGAGGTCGTCGTCCGGGGCTCGACGATCACCGAGCTACTCGGGGAGTACGGGGCGCGCCTCGAGTCGACGGTCGTCCGGGACGGGACGGCCGAGTTGACCGTCCAGGCCAGCCCCGACGCGGACCTCCGGGAACTCGTCGGCGCGATCACCTCGGCCTACCCCGATACCCGGCTCGTCTCGAAACGGACCGTCGAGCGGCCGGTCCGGACCCGCGGGGACTTCCGGCGAGCCGTCGAGTCGGCGCTGACCGAGAAACAACGCCTCGCCCTCGAGACGGCCTATCACGGCGGGTACTTCGAGTGGCCGACGCGAAACAGCGACGCCTCGGAGATCGCCGATCGGCTCGGCATCGCCCGCCAGACCTTCCACCAGCACCTCCGGGTCGCACAGGCGAAACTGCTCTCGGCGTACTTCGGCGACGGGGAGTGACCCGGTGGCACCACCGAGCGATACCAGAGTATGCTGGTACAGTTCTTTCCACCGCTCGCTGTCTCTATCCCCCAATGAGTTTACCCCCGGCCCTCGAGCCGACGACGACCGCGGCGGACGTCCTCGCGGACCCGCACCGGCGGGCGCTCCTCGCCGTGTTGCGCGACCGCGAGGGGCAGTCCCCAGCGGCCGCCACGGCGGTGGGACCCGCCATGCCGATCGCCGACCTCGGGACCGAGGTCGCGGCCGTGGAACGGGGCACTCCGATCGTTCCCGACGACCACTGCGAGCGCCGCCACATCGAACTGGTTCACCGACACGTCCCGCGGCTGGTCGACCACGGTGTCCTGACACGGGACGCCGAGGGCGACGAGCCGACGGTCGCGCTCACCGCCCACCCGATCCTCGATCTCGAGTGGGTCCGTACCCTCCTCGCCGATCCGACCGGGGACGCCATTCCGCTGGACGAGGAGACCCTAACCCGAACCCTCGAGGCGCTCCGGGAACCGCGGCGTCTGACCGTGTGTACCGAACTCGCGAGTCGGGGCGGATCGATCGCCGTCGACGACCTCGCCGCCGGCGTCCTCGTCCGGGAGGGCGAGGCGGACCGCCCGGCCGACGCGGCCGACCCGCAGCGGACGGCCGTGGCGACGGAACTGGCCCACAAACAGCTCCCCGCGCTCGCGGCCGCGGGGCTCGCGACCCACGACGACGAGTCGGGGCGGGCCGCGCTCGGAACCGACGCGCCACACTGGGACGTCGACTGGCTCGCCGACGGGCCGCTCGCCGAGGCCGCCGCGTTCGTTCGGTCCGACTCGACGCGACGAGCGCGACTCGAGCGCGAGCCGTCGGTCCCGGCGCGGGCGATCGCCCGGGACCCTGACGAGAGCCGGCGTGCGGGGACGGACGTCGAGAGCTGCTGGACGCTCGAGGGCGAGGCGAACGTCGCCGAGCGGGGCGACGAGATCGCCGCCGGAGCCGACCAGGAACTGTTCGTCATGGCGCCAAGCGCCGTGTTGCTCGGGACGACCTGCCTCGAGAACATGCGGAACGCCGCCGACCGCGGGGTCGACGTCTACGCGGCGTCGCGGTCGCCCCGCGTGCGCGACACGGTTCGGTCGACGATACCGACCGCGACGGTCTGTGAACCGCGGTTCGACTGGTTCAGTTTCCCGGTGGACGCGCCCCAGTGCGGGTACGTCCTCCTCGCGGACCGCGAGGCGGCTATGCTCGTGACGGCCGAGAGCGGGGCGGACGACGAGGACGACGAGTCGATACGAACGGGCGCGATCACCGGCGAGGGACGCGAGAACGCGCTCGTGTCGCTCGTCCGCGCCAAGCTCGGACCGCGGCTGGATCGACTGGCGACCGCCGGCGACGAGACCGACGGGACGCCCCTGCCGATGTGACGGCGCAAACGGTTCGCCGTCCCGATGTCTCCGCTGGGTCCGCAGGACGGGTCGCGGCCGCGCGACGGTGACTCACGGTAGTTCGTCTCACAGAACCAGCAACGAGATGAACCCGGCGTAGCCGGCGATGAGGACCGCGCCGTCGAGCCGCGTGAGCCGCCGGCCGTAGCTCATCATGCCGACCAACACGAGCGTGAAGGCGACCATGACCGGGAGTTCGAACCGGAGCGTCGCCGGTGCGATCTCGATCGGCGTGATCAGCGCCACGACCCCGAGTACCGCGAGGACGTTGTAGATGTTCGAGCCGACGACGTTCCCGACCGCGAACTCCGTCTCGCCGCGGACGGCACCCACGACCGAGGCCGCCAGTTCGGGCAACGACGTCCCCAGGGCCAGCACCGTCAGCCCGATGATGAGATCCGGAACGCCCAGCGCCGACAACAGCCCCGTCCCGCCGGCGACGAGCCACCGCGAGCCGACCACCAGCGCGATCAGGCCGGCGACGACGAGCGCCACGTCGCGGGCCGAGACGCCCGCGCCGGCGTCCGGATCGTCGGCCACCGACGGCGGATCCGCGTTCACGTAGTAGAGAAGGAAGGCCGTAAAGCCGGCCAGCACCAGCAGGAAGATCGCGCCCTCGAGGCGGCCGATCCGCCCGTTCGCGCCCAGTCCGAGTAGGAGCAGGGCCGCGAGTACCATCGTGGGGACGTGCCGTCGGAGGACCCGCTCGCCGATCGGGAGCGGTTTGATCAGCGCGGACACCCCCAGTACGAGTCCGATGTTGGCCACGTTCGAACCGACGACCGTTCCCAGCCCCACGTCGCTCGAGACGTTCAGCGCACCGATAGTCGAGACGAACAGTTCGGGCGCGGTCGTCGCGAAGGCGATGACGGTCACGCCGACGGTCGTCGCTCGCAGCCCGATCCCGAGCGCCAGCCGTCCCGCCCCGGAAACCAACAGTTCGGCACCGCCGTACAGCGCGACGATACCGGCCGCGAGCAGGAGGACGTACAGCGGCGTCCCGGAGAGCATGGAGTCGGCTACTCGCGAGGGGCCTAAAAGCGCCGCGAAACGCCCGTCGTCGCGGCGGCATCGATCGCTCACGATCGACCCCGCCTCACTGCGGTGGCGCGCGCTGTCGCCTGTCCTCACTCATCGTTCGGACGGGCGGTGACTTGCGCGAGGGATGAGCGCGCGAGCGGCAGCGAACGGCCAGCGGCCGTGAGCCAGCGAGTGAGCGAATCGGCTGGGGAGGGCGTGGCCACGCCGTGTTGCCACGATTGCGGGACGGTCGGGTCCGTCGTCCCGTGAGAGTTCGCCGCTCAATTCATCGATCGAAGGCCGGTCCGACGTGAGACGGGACCGACGACGCCCTGCCGGAGCCGGTCCCATTATAGGTCCCCCGCGCCGACTACCGGGAAACGATGGCAATGGACGTGTACGGCCTCCTCGGGAACCCGGTGGGACACTCCCTGTCCCCGCCGATGCACGAGGCGGCCTACGACGAACTCGGACTCGAGGCCCGCTACGTGACCTTCGAACCCGGTCGGGACGCTCTCGAGACCGCGATCGAGGGCGCCGACGCCCTCGGGGTCGCGGGGCTGAACGTGACGATCCCGTTCAAACAGGAGGCCCTCGAGATCGTCGCACCCGAGGACCTGGCGACCCGGATCGGCGCGGTCAACACGATCGACTTCTCCGGCTCGGGGCCGCCGACGGGCTACAACACCGACGCCGTCGGCGCGTTGCGCGCGCTCCGGGATCACGACGTCGACCTCGAGGACGCGCGGGCGGTCGTCGTCGGGGCCGGCGGGGCCGGCCGGGCGGTCGCGTTCGGGCTGGCCGACGCCGGCGCGACGGTCGCGATCGCCAACCG containing:
- a CDS encoding shikimate dehydrogenase; this translates as MDVYGLLGNPVGHSLSPPMHEAAYDELGLEARYVTFEPGRDALETAIEGADALGVAGLNVTIPFKQEALEIVAPEDLATRIGAVNTIDFSGSGPPTGYNTDAVGALRALRDHDVDLEDARAVVVGAGGAGRAVAFGLADAGATVAIANRTEPKARQLAEAVPRASGHGLADVERLLAEADVLVNATSVGMEEDATPVPADALHGDLAVLDAVYRPLETRLLRDAAEAGATTVDGAWMLLYQGVEAFEIWTGRDAPVAAMNEALRSRL
- a CDS encoding calcium/sodium antiporter; the protein is MLSGTPLYVLLLAAGIVALYGGAELLVSGAGRLALGIGLRATTVGVTVIAFATTAPELFVSTIGALNVSSDVGLGTVVGSNVANIGLVLGVSALIKPLPIGERVLRRHVPTMVLAALLLLGLGANGRIGRLEGAIFLLVLAGFTAFLLYYVNADPPSVADDPDAGAGVSARDVALVVAGLIALVVGSRWLVAGGTGLLSALGVPDLIIGLTVLALGTSLPELAASVVGAVRGETEFAVGNVVGSNIYNVLAVLGVVALITPIEIAPATLRFELPVMVAFTLVLVGMMSYGRRLTRLDGAVLIAGYAGFISLLVL
- a CDS encoding DUF7344 domain-containing protein, which codes for MSLPPALEPTTTAADVLADPHRRALLAVLRDREGQSPAAATAVGPAMPIADLGTEVAAVERGTPIVPDDHCERRHIELVHRHVPRLVDHGVLTRDAEGDEPTVALTAHPILDLEWVRTLLADPTGDAIPLDEETLTRTLEALREPRRLTVCTELASRGGSIAVDDLAAGVLVREGEADRPADAADPQRTAVATELAHKQLPALAAAGLATHDDESGRAALGTDAPHWDVDWLADGPLAEAAAFVRSDSTRRARLEREPSVPARAIARDPDESRRAGTDVESCWTLEGEANVAERGDEIAAGADQELFVMAPSAVLLGTTCLENMRNAADRGVDVYAASRSPRVRDTVRSTIPTATVCEPRFDWFSFPVDAPQCGYVLLADREAAMLVTAESGADDEDDESIRTGAITGEGRENALVSLVRAKLGPRLDRLATAGDETDGTPLPM